A genomic window from Micromonospora ferruginea includes:
- a CDS encoding DUF2231 domain-containing protein yields the protein MPDSVNGLPLHPLVVHAVVVLLPLAALGVVALAVRPVWRGRFGWLVVLVAALATAAIPLATESGESLEHRVGDPGRHAELGDQLIWFALPLLVVAVALVWLHRRAERPAGDGTRSGPGALGVVVAVFAVVVAAANLVQVYRVGDSGAKAVWGDVPAATAEHGD from the coding sequence TGGTGCACGCCGTGGTGGTGCTGCTGCCGCTGGCCGCGCTGGGCGTGGTGGCGCTGGCCGTGCGACCCGTGTGGCGGGGGCGCTTCGGCTGGCTGGTGGTGCTGGTCGCCGCGCTGGCCACCGCCGCGATCCCGCTCGCCACCGAGAGCGGGGAGAGCCTGGAGCACCGGGTCGGCGACCCGGGCCGGCACGCCGAGCTGGGCGACCAGTTGATCTGGTTCGCGCTGCCGCTGCTCGTCGTCGCGGTCGCGCTGGTCTGGCTGCACCGGCGCGCGGAGCGGCCGGCCGGCGACGGGACCCGGTCCGGGCCGGGCGCGCTGGGCGTGGTGGTGGCCGTGTTCGCGGTGGTGGTGGCCGCGGCGAACCTGGTGCAGGTCTACCGGGTGGGCGACTCCGGCGCGAAGGCGGTCTGGGGCGACGTCCCGGCGGCCACCGCGGAGCACGGCGACTGA